A single genomic interval of Trinickia acidisoli harbors:
- a CDS encoding response regulator transcription factor codes for MRFALVTEDHQLTASLTDSFADEAIAVDAFDAELPLFRAMRTTAFDAVLIDAKNNSMLVNSLLSWRNCNGDLCTPVIVLTPFSNWSAMLRWINAGATDVANRFDLEQVRLRVHVALQRRTQEKVDDVISLGSYTLRRDVGTLTIDGEEIPLTPREFAMAWLFFSSPGKFLSRAQIASSVWGSCEDVAGRSIEQHVYKLRRKLRVAGSAGANLKTVYALGYKLDLSALGASQDEEPASAEVTRQAPSAGSAELSPNHSLPAMKVAEF; via the coding sequence GTGCGATTCGCTCTTGTTACCGAAGATCATCAACTGACAGCCAGCCTGACGGACTCGTTTGCGGACGAGGCCATCGCGGTCGACGCGTTCGATGCGGAACTGCCCCTGTTTCGTGCAATGCGCACGACGGCATTCGACGCGGTGCTGATCGATGCGAAGAACAACTCGATGCTGGTCAATTCGCTGCTGTCCTGGCGCAACTGCAACGGGGACCTCTGTACACCCGTCATCGTACTGACGCCGTTCTCCAACTGGTCGGCGATGCTGCGGTGGATCAATGCGGGCGCGACCGACGTCGCGAACCGCTTCGATCTCGAGCAAGTGCGCCTGCGCGTACATGTCGCGCTGCAGCGACGCACGCAGGAAAAGGTCGACGATGTCATCTCACTTGGCTCCTATACGTTGCGACGCGATGTCGGCACGTTGACGATCGACGGCGAGGAAATTCCCCTAACGCCACGCGAATTCGCGATGGCATGGCTGTTCTTTTCGAGCCCCGGAAAATTCCTGAGCCGCGCTCAGATCGCCAGCAGTGTCTGGGGTTCGTGCGAAGACGTCGCCGGTCGCTCCATCGAGCAGCATGTCTATAAGCTGCGCCGGAAATTGCGCGTCGCGGGATCCGCGGGCGCAAATCTGAAGACCGTCTATGCGCTCGGCTACAAACTGGACTTGTCCGCTTTGGGTGCTTCGCAAGATGAAGAGCCCGCGTCCGCGGAAGTGACGCGCCAAGCCCCTTCCGCAGGCTCGGCGGAGCTTTCACCGAATCACTCCCTGCCGGCCATGAAAGTGGCCGAATTCTGA
- a CDS encoding RNA polymerase sigma factor gives MLPIVEPTETRPRPATARSNDADDVALLERIAARDKAALATLYREYHRRLVRFLVRFTRREDVIEEVVNDTFLVVWQKAHEFRAQARVSTWIMGIAYRVTLKALRQGDLPFEPLQGEHEMVAGESIDHELIDWLNKGLTRLTPEQRLVMEMAYVMGHSLEEIAEMTASPVSTVKARMFHARVKLRNVMPALAGFAEDDQ, from the coding sequence ATGTTGCCGATCGTCGAACCCACGGAAACACGGCCGCGGCCGGCCACCGCCCGCAGCAACGATGCGGACGACGTCGCGTTGCTCGAGCGCATCGCGGCGCGCGACAAGGCGGCGCTGGCCACGCTCTATCGCGAGTACCATCGCCGGCTCGTTCGCTTCTTGGTTCGCTTCACGCGTCGAGAAGACGTGATCGAGGAGGTCGTCAACGATACGTTCCTTGTCGTCTGGCAAAAAGCCCATGAGTTTCGGGCGCAGGCGCGCGTGTCCACTTGGATCATGGGAATCGCCTATCGCGTGACGCTGAAAGCGCTGCGACAAGGCGATCTACCCTTCGAGCCGTTGCAAGGCGAGCACGAGATGGTCGCGGGCGAGTCAATCGATCACGAGTTGATCGATTGGCTCAACAAGGGTTTGACGCGGCTCACGCCCGAGCAGCGCCTCGTGATGGAAATGGCTTATGTCATGGGACATTCGCTCGAAGAGATCGCCGAGATGACCGCCTCGCCCGTGAGTACGGTGAAGGCTCGGATGTTTCACGCCCGCGTGAAGTTACGCAACGTCATGCCGGCGCTGGCCGGCTTTGCCGAGGACGACCAGTGA